The following coding sequences are from one Roseburia hominis A2-183 window:
- the cdaA gene encoding diadenylate cyclase CdaA, whose product MLATLDAFWQKASLYMNLPKISITDIVEIIIIAFLIYYMLVWIKNTRAWMLLRGLMVILLFVLLAALFQMNTIIWIARNTLNVLVIALVVIFQPEMRKALENLGRKNVLAFLFSFDSSKEDTGKFSDKTINEMVKACYEMGKVKTGALIVVEDEIVLSEYERTGIAVDGILTSQLLINIFEKNTPLHDGAVIVRGDRVVAATCYLPLTDSLSISKDLGTRHRAAVGISEVSDSLTIVVSEETGRVSIALGGELYRNVDAEFLKNKLTYIQRRERELSKIALWKRRLKDAKTARKNDNK is encoded by the coding sequence ATGTTAGCTACCCTCGATGCTTTCTGGCAGAAAGCGTCTCTTTATATGAATCTTCCAAAAATCTCCATAACAGATATCGTGGAGATCATAATCATAGCGTTTCTGATCTACTATATGCTGGTGTGGATCAAGAATACCAGAGCATGGATGCTGCTGCGCGGTTTGATGGTGATTCTGCTCTTCGTTCTGTTGGCAGCATTGTTCCAGATGAACACGATCATCTGGATTGCAAGGAATACGTTAAATGTCCTGGTGATAGCTCTGGTTGTAATCTTCCAGCCGGAGATGCGCAAGGCGCTTGAGAATCTCGGACGGAAAAACGTTCTGGCGTTCCTGTTTTCCTTTGATTCCTCAAAGGAGGATACGGGGAAGTTCTCGGATAAGACCATTAATGAAATGGTCAAGGCGTGCTACGAGATGGGAAAGGTGAAGACCGGAGCCCTGATTGTGGTGGAGGATGAGATTGTTCTCTCGGAATATGAGCGCACCGGAATCGCGGTGGACGGTATTCTGACAAGCCAGCTTCTGATCAATATTTTTGAAAAAAACACACCGCTCCATGACGGCGCCGTGATTGTGCGCGGGGACAGAGTCGTGGCGGCGACCTGTTACCTGCCGCTTACGGATTCCCTGTCGATCAGCAAGGATCTGGGAACGAGACACCGTGCGGCTGTCGGAATCAGCGAGGTGAGCGATTCCCTGACAATCGTTGTGTCAGAGGAGACCGGAAGAGTGTCGATTGCGCTCGGCGGTGAACTTTACCGCAATGTAGATGCCGAGTTTCTGAAGAACAAGCTGACGTACATCCAGAGGCGGGAACGGGAATTATCGAAGATTGCATTGTGGAAGAGGAGGCTGAAAGATGCTAAAACGGCTCGGAAAAACGATAACAAATAA
- a CDS encoding HPr family phosphocarrier protein, producing the protein MVSQKVTVKNPTGLHLRPAGILCKEAMQFKSHITFRYRENTANAKSVLSVLGACIKSGDEIELVCEGEDEQEALAALVHAIENGLGE; encoded by the coding sequence ATGGTAAGTCAGAAAGTCACAGTCAAGAATCCAACGGGACTGCATCTTAGACCGGCGGGAATCCTGTGCAAGGAGGCGATGCAGTTCAAATCGCACATCACATTCCGATACCGCGAGAATACTGCAAATGCCAAGAGCGTGTTGAGTGTGCTCGGTGCATGCATCAAATCGGGCGATGAGATTGAGCTGGTATGCGAGGGGGAAGACGAACAGGAAGCGCTTGCGGCGCTTGTGCATGCCATTGAGAACGGACTTGGAGAATAG
- the rfbD gene encoding dTDP-4-dehydrorhamnose reductase, which yields MKKILVTGCNGQLGRAIRAEYAKEDVTFINTDVVEGDGVTALDIADVDAVLALVRAERPQVIINCAAHTNVDACETQWDAAYRINAIGPRNLAIAAAEVDAKLIHVSTDYVFAGNGTRPYTEFDEPGPVSAYGKTKLEGERFVKAFARKYFIFRTAWLYGDGKNFAKTMLRLSENHEEVSVVCDQLGSPTSAVELARAIHHYEPTENYGLFHATCEGDTNWAAFAEAVFARAGKNTCVRHVTSEEYAAMNPASAKRPAYSILDNYMMRLTDGYRMADWESALDEYMQHLG from the coding sequence ATGAAAAAGATACTGGTTACCGGCTGTAACGGTCAGCTGGGGCGCGCAATCCGCGCAGAGTATGCAAAGGAAGACGTAACGTTTATCAACACAGATGTGGTGGAGGGCGATGGTGTCACAGCACTTGACATCGCCGATGTGGATGCCGTGCTGGCGCTTGTCCGCGCCGAGCGTCCGCAGGTTATCATCAACTGTGCGGCGCACACGAATGTGGATGCCTGTGAGACACAGTGGGATGCAGCGTACCGCATCAACGCGATCGGTCCGCGCAACCTTGCCATCGCTGCTGCGGAAGTCGACGCAAAGCTGATACATGTGTCCACGGATTATGTGTTCGCCGGAAACGGGACGAGACCGTATACGGAATTCGATGAGCCGGGCCCGGTCAGCGCATACGGGAAAACAAAGCTTGAAGGAGAGCGCTTCGTGAAGGCGTTCGCAAGAAAATATTTTATCTTCCGCACGGCATGGCTGTACGGGGACGGCAAAAATTTTGCCAAGACAATGTTAAGACTGTCGGAGAACCATGAGGAAGTGAGCGTGGTATGCGATCAGCTCGGTTCACCGACCAGCGCAGTGGAACTTGCGCGTGCGATTCATCACTATGAACCGACGGAGAATTATGGACTGTTTCATGCAACCTGCGAGGGAGATACCAACTGGGCAGCATTTGCGGAGGCGGTATTTGCGCGTGCCGGGAAGAATACCTGCGTCAGACATGTGACCAGCGAGGAGTATGCAGCGATGAATCCTGCTTCAGCGAAAAGACCGGCGTATTCCATTCTGGATAATTACATGATGCGCCTGACGGACGGCTATCGTATGGCTGACTGGGAGAGCGCGCTGGATGAATATATGCAGCATTTGGGCTGA
- the glmM gene encoding phosphoglucosamine mutase, with protein sequence MARMFGTDGVRGVAGSELTIELATKLGQAGAYVLTKETEHQATIIVGCDTRISGGMLASALMAGICSVGANAIFVGVMPTPAIAYLTRKHKVDAGVVISASHNPMEFNGIKFFNGEGYKLSDALEDEIEALIRNNMKDVVLPIGSGVGKIEYRFDLKDEYVKFMEKCVPVDLHGKKIVVDCAEGASYYTSVKALSDLGAELVAIHTDPDGTNINANCGSTHMDELKARVVYEKADAGIAFDGDADRMLAVDEKGNLVDGDQVMAICGNYMKQKGRLKKNTIVVTIMSNLGFTLMGEKEGIHVEKTKVGDRYVLENMREHGYNIGGEQSGHVIFLDDNTTGDGLLSALHLLEVMVDTGKPLSELAAIMEVLPQALVNAKVPNHKKEHFMEYPEIADAITELEKKFNGEGRVLIRPSGTEPLVRVMIEGKDQKVIDEEAKRLAELITRIML encoded by the coding sequence ATGGCTAGAATGTTTGGCACGGATGGCGTGCGTGGCGTGGCGGGATCGGAACTGACGATCGAACTGGCAACCAAGCTTGGGCAGGCAGGCGCGTATGTGCTGACGAAAGAGACGGAACATCAGGCGACAATCATTGTCGGATGCGATACCAGAATATCGGGAGGAATGCTTGCCAGCGCGTTGATGGCGGGAATCTGCTCCGTGGGTGCAAACGCCATTTTTGTGGGGGTTATGCCGACGCCGGCGATTGCCTATCTGACAAGAAAGCATAAAGTAGATGCGGGTGTTGTGATCTCGGCATCGCACAATCCGATGGAATTTAACGGAATCAAGTTCTTCAACGGCGAGGGCTACAAGCTTTCCGATGCACTGGAGGATGAGATTGAAGCGCTGATCCGCAACAACATGAAGGACGTGGTACTTCCGATCGGATCCGGCGTGGGAAAGATCGAATACCGCTTTGATCTGAAGGATGAATACGTGAAATTTATGGAAAAATGTGTTCCGGTCGATCTGCACGGCAAAAAGATCGTGGTGGACTGCGCGGAGGGCGCGTCGTATTACACGTCCGTCAAGGCGCTCAGCGATCTTGGTGCGGAACTGGTGGCGATTCACACCGACCCGGACGGAACCAACATCAATGCGAACTGCGGATCTACCCACATGGATGAGCTGAAGGCACGCGTTGTGTACGAGAAGGCGGATGCCGGTATCGCGTTTGACGGCGATGCGGATCGTATGCTTGCGGTTGACGAAAAGGGCAATCTGGTAGACGGCGATCAGGTGATGGCAATCTGCGGCAACTACATGAAGCAGAAGGGCAGACTGAAGAAGAATACGATTGTTGTGACGATCATGAGCAACCTGGGATTTACTCTGATGGGAGAAAAAGAGGGAATCCACGTAGAGAAAACAAAAGTCGGAGACCGGTATGTTCTGGAGAACATGCGGGAACACGGATACAATATCGGAGGTGAGCAGTCCGGACACGTTATTTTCCTGGATGACAATACGACCGGAGATGGGCTTTTGAGCGCCCTGCATCTTCTGGAAGTGATGGTGGACACCGGAAAGCCGTTGTCAGAGCTGGCAGCGATCATGGAGGTTCTGCCGCAGGCGCTTGTCAATGCCAAGGTGCCGAATCACAAAAAAGAGCATTTTATGGAGTATCCGGAGATTGCGGATGCAATCACAGAACTGGAGAAAAAGTTTAACGGTGAGGGACGCGTGCTGATCCGGCCGTCCGGTACCGAGCCGTTGGTGCGCGTTATGATTGAGGGGAAAGATCAGAAAGTCATTGACGAGGAAGCGAAGAGACTTGCGGAATTGATTACGCGCATTATGTTGTAG
- a CDS encoding glucosyltransferase domain-containing protein has product MKSVVMRDLHDYVRKYWGLLAASMAAMLICFGCLVFCGNIRIDTEELINHPGSSLGWLAIGRWELAWLKRLLGLGTHQVIKSGVLFFLFFWLGANFLTFGIYERSGKKKSRYWIFLLLYATSNIWCYQIYFSLQQAEVALAMLLLIAAAFLMTGIGTGTVMNLLRAFAAGVLLFIGLGAYQALAVYYVAVCLVFFLAELTAEQKKDGYLRQILWMIAHFGVVYLCYHWYMSTFLVSSDYMDSQMGWGRLPVLACIKNVLRTLKNLLLGHGPRNFSFYGCGVILLLVLAGSAFACRKKRNLPWEKKKIVYALLGLAGLVLTPLLLTAYMGEMIVTRSQFALPVAGAFLGMYVTERLAELWDARDHGTGYWLLFVCRVCICVAIAVQVSYDLRLTVTDEMRCREDEQKTQQLLECLAGADGGELPRLPVVFVGYQEADLPEWCRRTEMYGWSFYGWDYSMENPTGTTHRICGFVQAYTGNVLREDATEEQKKRAVELAGQMNDFPEEGSVLVTEDCVVVRLSEIKEQMRTDWW; this is encoded by the coding sequence ATGAAAAGTGTTGTAATGCGGGATTTGCATGACTATGTGAGAAAATACTGGGGGCTGCTTGCTGCGTCAATGGCGGCAATGCTGATCTGTTTCGGTTGTCTTGTTTTTTGCGGAAATATCCGCATTGATACAGAAGAGTTAATCAATCACCCGGGAAGCAGTCTGGGATGGCTTGCGATCGGACGGTGGGAGCTGGCGTGGCTCAAGCGCCTTCTGGGGCTTGGCACACATCAGGTCATAAAAAGCGGGGTATTGTTCTTTCTGTTTTTCTGGCTGGGAGCCAATTTCCTGACGTTCGGCATTTATGAGCGTTCCGGGAAAAAGAAAAGCCGGTACTGGATTTTCCTGCTCCTTTATGCAACGTCCAACATCTGGTGTTATCAGATTTACTTTTCCCTGCAGCAGGCGGAGGTGGCGCTTGCAATGCTGCTGTTGATTGCAGCGGCGTTTCTGATGACCGGAATCGGCACCGGAACCGTAATGAATCTGCTTCGGGCATTTGCGGCGGGTGTTCTGCTGTTTATCGGACTTGGAGCGTATCAGGCGCTGGCGGTTTATTATGTCGCAGTGTGCCTGGTTTTCTTCCTGGCGGAGCTGACCGCGGAGCAAAAGAAGGACGGATACCTCAGGCAGATCCTCTGGATGATCGCACATTTCGGTGTGGTGTATCTGTGCTATCACTGGTATATGAGCACGTTTCTGGTGTCTTCGGATTATATGGACAGCCAGATGGGCTGGGGAAGGCTGCCTGTGCTCGCATGTATCAAGAATGTGCTGCGCACGCTGAAAAATCTGCTGCTCGGCCATGGACCCAGAAACTTCTCTTTTTACGGATGTGGTGTAATTCTCCTGCTTGTGCTTGCTGGGAGCGCGTTTGCCTGCCGGAAAAAGCGGAATCTTCCGTGGGAGAAGAAAAAGATCGTGTATGCATTGCTGGGGCTCGCGGGACTTGTGCTTACGCCGCTGCTTCTGACGGCATACATGGGGGAGATGATCGTGACAAGATCACAGTTTGCACTTCCGGTGGCGGGAGCGTTCCTGGGAATGTATGTGACGGAACGACTGGCGGAACTCTGGGATGCAAGAGACCATGGTACGGGTTACTGGCTGCTGTTCGTCTGCAGAGTGTGTATCTGCGTTGCGATTGCGGTTCAGGTGAGTTACGATCTGCGTCTTACCGTGACAGATGAGATGCGCTGCAGGGAGGATGAGCAAAAGACACAGCAGCTGTTAGAATGCCTTGCCGGGGCAGACGGAGGGGAACTGCCGCGGCTTCCGGTAGTGTTTGTCGGGTATCAGGAGGCGGATCTCCCAGAGTGGTGCAGGCGGACTGAGATGTATGGATGGTCGTTCTATGGCTGGGATTACAGCATGGAGAATCCGACCGGTACGACACACCGCATCTGCGGATTTGTACAGGCTTACACTGGCAATGTGCTGCGGGAAGATGCGACGGAAGAGCAGAAGAAGCGTGCGGTGGAACTGGCGGGACAGATGAACGATTTCCCGGAAGAGGGATCGGTTCTGGTGACGGAGGATTGTGTTGTCGTGCGGCTGTCGGAGATTAAGGAGCAGATGCGGACAGACTGGTGGTAG
- a CDS encoding CdaR family protein, whose amino-acid sequence MLKRLGKTITNNFSLKILAVILAVVLWVVVINIDDPTTSKTYTTNVVAENTDYITSQNKYYEPLDSSNVVSFRVSAARSVHDELSNADFSATADMENIEYDEGSGIYRVPVTITAKRYSNKVSVVSKQLYLEVALEDRGTCQKAITAATKGTVMDGCALGTVQIVGSNLLKVSGPASIVSQIDTAVATINVEGMSTDVTDSVVPVLYDADGNVIDTTKLTLSLSTVNISAQILNTKDVPLEFEAKGEPADGYVLTGVESSLDNVRIKGEAATLNTVSKITIPQEVLDISGITEDLTTTVDISSYLPSGTSLVLNSDAKVEVIAKVEPVVKATYEVPVANFTIQNVRDGYNANYMESTVAVEISGAESELAGISAKDITGTADASNLGAGEHHLNVQITLEQEHCWVIGTVTLPVTITDHNTAETGTSDNTDTTDSESKTNDTADTAAAGDAADKSDKTDKTDKTDKTVTENSTAGSDVERSSNNP is encoded by the coding sequence ATGCTAAAACGGCTCGGAAAAACGATAACAAATAATTTTAGCCTCAAAATACTGGCGGTCATACTGGCGGTTGTGCTGTGGGTAGTCGTGATTAACATTGACGATCCGACGACGTCAAAGACCTATACCACCAATGTTGTAGCGGAGAATACGGACTATATCACATCGCAGAACAAATATTATGAACCGCTGGACAGCAGCAACGTAGTGTCATTCCGCGTGTCGGCTGCGCGCAGCGTGCACGATGAATTATCCAATGCCGATTTTTCCGCAACGGCGGACATGGAGAATATTGAGTACGATGAGGGAAGCGGAATTTACCGCGTGCCGGTGACGATCACCGCGAAGCGGTATAGCAATAAAGTCTCCGTCGTCTCCAAACAGCTCTATCTGGAAGTGGCGCTGGAAGACCGCGGCACCTGCCAGAAGGCGATTACGGCGGCAACCAAGGGAACCGTGATGGACGGCTGTGCACTCGGCACGGTACAGATCGTGGGCTCCAACCTGTTAAAGGTTTCGGGACCGGCATCCATCGTCAGCCAGATTGATACGGCGGTGGCGACGATCAATGTGGAAGGTATGTCCACGGATGTGACGGATTCCGTTGTGCCGGTGTTATATGATGCCGACGGCAACGTGATCGACACGACAAAGCTGACACTCAGTCTGTCCACAGTCAATATTTCGGCACAGATCTTAAATACCAAGGATGTGCCGCTGGAGTTTGAGGCGAAGGGCGAACCGGCGGACGGCTATGTGCTTACCGGCGTGGAAAGCAGCCTGGATAATGTGCGTATCAAGGGCGAGGCGGCAACGCTCAATACCGTCAGTAAGATCACCATTCCGCAGGAGGTGCTGGACATTTCTGGTATCACCGAGGATCTGACCACAACGGTGGATATCAGTTCCTATCTGCCGAGCGGGACGTCCCTTGTGCTGAATTCGGATGCAAAAGTAGAAGTGATCGCGAAGGTGGAGCCGGTTGTCAAGGCGACTTACGAGGTGCCAGTGGCAAACTTTACCATTCAGAATGTGCGCGACGGTTACAATGCAAATTACATGGAGAGCACGGTCGCGGTAGAGATCAGCGGAGCGGAGAGCGAGCTTGCGGGAATCTCTGCAAAAGATATTACCGGAACGGCGGACGCATCCAACCTTGGAGCGGGCGAGCATCACCTGAATGTGCAGATCACGCTGGAGCAGGAGCACTGCTGGGTGATTGGAACAGTGACACTGCCGGTGACAATTACCGACCACAACACCGCCGAAACGGGTACTTCGGATAATACGGATACGACAGACAGTGAGAGCAAGACGAACGATACAGCCGACACCGCCGCTGCAGGCGATGCGGCTGACAAGTCGGATAAAACCGATAAGACGGATAAGACGGATAAGACGGTCACTGAGAACAGTACGGCTGGAAGTGATGTGGAGAGAAGCAGCAACAATCCGTAA